From one Streptomyces sp. ICC1 genomic stretch:
- a CDS encoding DUF2993 domain-containing protein, which translates to MRVLRVVVIIGVVLGGLFVGLDRWAVGYAEDRMADRIRAFQDPSVGVDVDIHGFPFLTQALSRDLDRVDLKMDGLDVSTEEGRKTHLSRLEVAFRGVELNGDYTGGTARSAEGSATVTYADLSAAAQPGVTVAYGGAPGKVKVTASVEFLGKTLSRSVVSTVSLVDSGDGKGAKTVRVRADRVPGEGLPGIEAAVRKKTDFERRLDGGLPSGLGLTALTSDEAGIHLTVGGANLKLAGS; encoded by the coding sequence GTGCGTGTCCTGCGTGTCGTTGTGATCATCGGGGTGGTCCTCGGCGGCCTCTTCGTCGGCCTGGACCGCTGGGCGGTCGGCTATGCCGAGGACCGGATGGCCGACCGGATACGGGCCTTCCAGGACCCGTCGGTGGGGGTGGACGTGGACATCCACGGGTTCCCCTTCCTGACCCAGGCGCTCTCCCGCGACCTCGACCGGGTCGACCTGAAGATGGACGGCCTCGACGTCTCGACCGAGGAGGGCCGCAAGACGCACCTCTCCCGGCTCGAGGTCGCCTTCCGCGGAGTGGAGCTGAACGGCGACTACACGGGCGGCACCGCCCGGAGCGCCGAGGGCTCGGCCACGGTCACGTACGCCGATCTGAGCGCGGCCGCGCAGCCGGGGGTGACCGTCGCCTACGGCGGGGCTCCGGGCAAGGTGAAGGTGACCGCGAGCGTGGAGTTCCTCGGCAAGACGCTCAGCCGCAGCGTGGTGTCGACGGTCTCCCTCGTCGACTCCGGGGACGGCAAGGGGGCGAAGACCGTCCGGGTGCGTGCCGACCGGGTGCCGGGCGAGGGCCTTCCCGGGATCGAGGCCGCGGTGCGCAAGAAGACCGACTTCGAGCGGCGGCTCGACGGCGGTCTGCCGTCGGGGCTCGGGCTGACGGCGCTGACCTCGGACGAGGCGGGCATTCACCTCACCGTGGGCGGTGCGAATCTGAAGTTGGCCGGATCGTGA
- a CDS encoding sulfurtransferase has protein sequence MSRSDVLVDADWVEAHLNDANVVIVEVDEDTSAYDKNHITNAVRIDWKSDLQDPVRRDFVDQEGFEKLLSAKGISNDDTVVLYGGNNNWFASYAYWYFKLYGHQDVRLLDGGRKKWELDSRDLVDGTEVPSRPATEYKAKAQDTSIRAFRDDAVAAIGTKNLVDVRSPDEFSGKLLAPAHLPQEQSQRPGHIPSARNIPWSKNANDDGTFKSDEELTALYQAEQVDLAKDTIAYCRIGERSALTWFVLHELLGQENVKNYDGSWTEYGSLVGVPIELGANK, from the coding sequence ATGAGCCGCAGCGACGTCCTTGTAGACGCCGACTGGGTCGAGGCCCACCTGAACGACGCCAACGTCGTCATCGTCGAGGTGGACGAGGACACGTCCGCGTACGACAAGAACCACATCACCAACGCCGTCCGGATCGACTGGAAGAGCGACCTCCAGGACCCGGTCCGCCGCGACTTCGTGGACCAGGAGGGCTTCGAGAAGCTCCTCTCCGCCAAGGGCATCTCCAACGACGACACCGTCGTCCTCTACGGCGGCAACAACAACTGGTTCGCGTCCTACGCCTACTGGTACTTCAAGCTCTACGGCCACCAGGACGTCCGCCTGCTCGACGGCGGCCGCAAGAAGTGGGAGCTCGACTCCCGCGACCTGGTCGACGGCACCGAGGTCCCCAGCCGCCCGGCCACCGAGTACAAGGCCAAGGCCCAGGACACCTCGATCCGCGCCTTCCGTGACGACGCGGTCGCCGCGATCGGCACGAAGAACCTGGTCGACGTCCGCTCGCCCGACGAGTTCTCGGGCAAGCTGCTCGCGCCGGCGCACCTCCCGCAGGAGCAGTCGCAGCGTCCGGGCCACATCCCGAGCGCCCGCAACATCCCGTGGTCGAAGAACGCCAACGACGACGGCACCTTCAAGTCCGACGAAGAGCTGACGGCCCTCTACCAGGCCGAGCAGGTCGACCTGGCGAAGGACACCATCGCCTACTGCCGCATCGGTGAGCGCTCCGCGCTCACGTGGTTCGTGCTGCACGAGCTCCTGGGCCAGGAGAACGTCAAGAACTACGACGGCTCGTGGACCGAGTACGGCTCGCTGGTCGGCGTGCCGATCGAGCTCGGCGCCAACAAGTAG
- a CDS encoding DUF1416 domain-containing protein — protein sequence MCGAQIGGPDLATLKPGETAIQGQVTKDGEPISGYVRLLDSTGEFTAEVPTSATGQFRFYAAEGSWTLRALVPGAQADRAVVVVESGGVTDVAIAV from the coding sequence ATGTGTGGAGCACAGATCGGCGGGCCCGACCTCGCGACGCTGAAGCCCGGTGAGACCGCCATCCAGGGTCAGGTGACCAAGGACGGCGAGCCCATCAGCGGCTACGTCCGCCTGCTGGACTCGACCGGCGAGTTCACCGCGGAGGTCCCGACCTCGGCGACCGGCCAGTTCCGCTTCTACGCGGCCGAGGGCTCCTGGACGCTGCGGGCGCTCGTGCCCGGAGCCCAGGCGGACCGCGCCGTGGTCGTCGTCGAATCCGGCGGCGTGACGGACGTGGCGATCGCGGTCTGA
- a CDS encoding DUF3099 domain-containing protein: MYARRRRAYFLLMGGCLFLFVSAWSFVRLWSVEAAVALCAVAMVIPPVAAMVANRRGPDDRWWDDPSGDAKSDEWWDELDGKRRPED, encoded by the coding sequence ATGTACGCCCGGCGCCGGCGCGCCTACTTCCTGCTCATGGGCGGATGCCTGTTCCTCTTCGTCTCCGCCTGGTCCTTCGTGCGCCTGTGGTCGGTCGAGGCCGCGGTCGCGCTGTGCGCGGTCGCCATGGTCATCCCGCCGGTCGCCGCGATGGTCGCGAACCGGCGCGGGCCCGACGACCGCTGGTGGGACGACCCCTCGGGGGACGCGAAGTCCGACGAGTGGTGGGACGAACTGGATGGAAAGCGGCGTCCCGAGGACTGA